From Streptomyces cyaneogriseus subsp. noncyanogenus, the proteins below share one genomic window:
- a CDS encoding GntR family transcriptional regulator, translating to MADPLTQLADDRALLGRTSTAERVADILRTRIAEGSFPPGTRLSEDSIGGALGVSRNTLREAFRLLTHERLLVHELNRGVFVRVLTVEDVEDIYRTRALVECAVVRGLGEPPFGLDALAGAVEEGRRAAREGDWKAVGTANIHFHRELVALAGSERTDELMRSVFAELRLAFHIVDDPRRLHEPYMARNLQILGALRAGDREAAERLLAVYLADSLERVVEVYRRRVGDEGR from the coding sequence ATGGCAGATCCGCTCACCCAACTGGCCGACGACCGCGCGCTCCTCGGGCGCACCAGTACCGCGGAACGGGTCGCCGACATCCTCAGGACCCGGATCGCCGAGGGCTCCTTCCCGCCCGGGACCCGGCTGTCGGAGGACAGCATCGGCGGTGCGCTCGGCGTCTCCCGCAACACGCTCCGCGAGGCGTTCCGGCTGCTCACCCATGAACGCCTGCTCGTCCACGAGCTGAACCGCGGCGTCTTCGTCCGGGTCCTGACCGTGGAGGACGTCGAGGACATCTACCGCACCCGCGCCCTCGTCGAGTGCGCCGTCGTCCGGGGACTGGGCGAGCCGCCGTTCGGCCTGGACGCGCTCGCCGGGGCCGTGGAGGAGGGGCGGCGCGCGGCCCGCGAAGGTGACTGGAAAGCGGTGGGCACGGCCAATATCCACTTCCACCGCGAACTGGTGGCCCTCGCCGGCAGCGAGCGCACCGACGAACTGATGCGCAGCGTCTTCGCCGAACTGCGCCTCGCCTTCCACATCGTGGACGACCCCCGGCGCCTGCACGAGCCGTACATGGCCCGCAACCTCCAGATCCTCGGGGCCCTGCGGGCGGGGGACCGGGAGGCCGCCGAGCGGCTGCTCGCCGTCTATCTGGCCGATTCGCTGGAGCGGGTCGTGGAGGTGTACCGGCGGCGGGTCGGGGACGAGGGACGGTAG
- a CDS encoding MFS transporter, protein MSTTPPPRATARTGPDLSADERGAEDGAFGWLRALGPRGRRAFGGAFGGYALDSYDYFTLPLSMVALAAYFGLDSGQTGLLTTVTLVVSAVGGALAGVLADRIGRVKALLLTVITYAVFTVACGFAPTYETLLVFRALQGLGFGGEWAVGAILVAEYADARHRGRTLGAIQSAWAVGWGLAVIVYTMVFSLADDDLAWRIMFWTGALPALLVVWVRRSVRDAPEAAAARERSSHKGSFAAIFAPARAGAPGLLRTTLFAGLLSTGVQGGYYTLATWVPTYLKTERGLSVVGTGGYMTFLISGAFTGYLTGGYLTDRLGRRRNIWLFALLSAVCVLAYANIPSGADTLLLVLGFPLGFCMSAIFSGFGSYLAELYPTAVRGTGQGFTYNTGRAVGAVFPTTVGFLADGWGVGGALVFGAIGYGLAALALLGLPETKGRELT, encoded by the coding sequence ATGAGCACGACCCCTCCACCGCGGGCCACGGCCCGCACCGGTCCAGACCTCTCGGCGGACGAACGCGGCGCCGAGGACGGCGCGTTCGGCTGGCTGCGCGCCCTGGGGCCGCGGGGCCGCCGCGCCTTCGGCGGCGCGTTCGGCGGCTACGCCCTCGATTCCTACGACTACTTCACGCTCCCGCTGAGCATGGTCGCCCTGGCCGCCTACTTCGGCCTGGACAGCGGCCAGACCGGCCTGCTCACCACCGTGACACTGGTGGTCTCCGCGGTCGGCGGCGCCCTCGCGGGGGTGCTCGCGGACCGGATCGGCCGGGTCAAGGCGCTGCTGCTGACCGTGATCACGTACGCGGTGTTCACGGTGGCCTGCGGCTTCGCGCCCACGTACGAGACGCTGCTGGTGTTCCGCGCCCTGCAGGGCCTCGGCTTCGGCGGCGAGTGGGCGGTGGGCGCGATCCTGGTCGCCGAGTACGCCGACGCCCGGCACCGGGGCCGTACGCTCGGCGCGATCCAGAGCGCCTGGGCCGTGGGCTGGGGCCTGGCCGTGATCGTGTACACGATGGTGTTCTCGCTGGCCGACGACGACCTGGCCTGGCGGATCATGTTCTGGACGGGCGCGCTGCCCGCGCTGCTGGTGGTGTGGGTACGGCGCAGTGTGCGCGACGCCCCGGAGGCGGCCGCGGCACGCGAGCGCAGCTCGCACAAGGGCTCCTTCGCGGCCATCTTCGCCCCGGCCCGGGCCGGGGCGCCCGGCCTGCTGCGCACCACACTTTTCGCCGGTCTGCTGTCCACGGGCGTCCAGGGCGGCTACTACACGCTGGCCACCTGGGTGCCGACGTATCTGAAGACCGAACGCGGCCTTTCCGTCGTCGGCACCGGCGGCTACATGACGTTCCTCATCTCGGGCGCCTTCACCGGCTATCTCACCGGCGGCTACCTCACCGACCGGCTGGGGCGGCGGCGCAACATCTGGCTGTTCGCCCTACTGTCCGCGGTGTGCGTCCTGGCGTACGCGAACATCCCGAGCGGTGCGGACACCCTGCTGCTCGTGCTCGGCTTCCCGCTCGGGTTCTGCATGTCGGCGATCTTCAGCGGCTTCGGGTCGTACCTGGCCGAGCTCTATCCCACGGCCGTGCGCGGCACCGGCCAGGGCTTCACCTACAACACGGGGCGTGCCGTGGGAGCGGTGTTCCCCACGACGGTCGGCTTCCTGGCCGACGGCTGGGGCGTGGGCGGCGCGCTGGTGTTCGGCGCGATCGGCTACGGCCTGGCGGCACTGGCACTGCTGGGACTGCCCGAGACCAAGGGAAGGGAGCTGACGTGA
- a CDS encoding putative hydro-lyase yields MNPTYDRAAGAAEDRPLVLVDEHAHAWSPETARARIREGLAGPTAGVAAGRTQANLIAVPADWAYDVLLFCTRNPQPCPVLDVTDAGSWTTVLAEGADLRTDLPRYRVWRDGELVDEPTDVRAHWREDLVSFLIGCSFTFEWALARAGVPIRHVEQGRNVPMYVTTRACRPAGRLRGPLVVSMRPVPPEHLAAAVRETRRFPAVHGGPVHCGDPSVLGIGDLGRPDFGDPVECAPDDIPVFWACGVTPQAAVAASRPPFAITHAPGRMFLTDVLDEQYRVA; encoded by the coding sequence GTGAACCCGACATACGACCGCGCGGCAGGCGCGGCCGAGGACCGGCCCCTGGTCCTCGTCGACGAGCACGCGCACGCGTGGAGCCCCGAAACGGCCCGCGCCCGCATCCGCGAGGGCCTGGCGGGCCCCACGGCCGGGGTGGCGGCGGGACGTACGCAGGCCAACCTGATCGCCGTGCCCGCCGACTGGGCCTACGACGTGCTGCTGTTCTGCACGCGCAACCCCCAGCCCTGCCCGGTGCTCGACGTCACCGACGCCGGGTCCTGGACGACCGTCCTCGCCGAGGGCGCGGACCTGCGCACCGACCTGCCGCGCTACCGGGTGTGGCGGGACGGGGAGCTGGTGGACGAGCCGACGGACGTACGCGCCCACTGGCGCGAGGACCTGGTGTCGTTCCTGATCGGGTGCAGCTTCACCTTCGAGTGGGCGCTGGCACGCGCGGGCGTGCCGATCCGCCACGTCGAGCAGGGCCGCAACGTGCCGATGTACGTCACCACCCGCGCGTGCCGTCCGGCCGGGCGGCTGCGCGGACCGCTGGTGGTGTCGATGCGCCCGGTGCCGCCGGAGCACCTGGCGGCGGCGGTCCGCGAGACCCGGCGGTTCCCGGCCGTGCACGGCGGCCCGGTGCACTGCGGCGACCCGTCGGTGCTCGGCATCGGCGACCTGGGCCGGCCGGACTTCGGCGACCCCGTGGAGTGCGCGCCGGACGACATCCCGGTGTTCTGGGCGTGCGGGGTGACCCCGCAGGCGGCGGTGGCGGCCTCCCGTCCGCCGTTCGCGATCACGCACGCGCCGGGGCGGATGTTCCTCACCGACGTGCTCGACGAGCAGTACCGCGTGGCCTGA
- a CDS encoding LamB/YcsF family protein, which produces MTSIDLNADLGEGFGRWRLTDDERLLSVVTSANVACGFHAGDPATMRRVCELAAERGVVIGAQVSYRDLAGFGRRAMDVPPAELAAEVAYQIGALEVFARAAGSRVAYVKPHGALYNRVVHDAEQAAAVVEGVLIADGGLPVLGLPGSRLLELAAQAGLRAVTEAFADRAYTDAGTLVPRGQDGAVVTDPEAVVERSVELARSGQVTARSGARIGVRARSLCVHGDTPGAVELARRVRDRLEASGVRVESFV; this is translated from the coding sequence ATGACCTCGATCGACCTCAACGCCGACCTCGGCGAGGGCTTCGGCCGCTGGCGGCTCACCGACGACGAGCGGCTGCTGTCGGTCGTCACCAGCGCCAACGTGGCCTGCGGCTTCCACGCCGGGGACCCGGCCACCATGCGCCGGGTGTGCGAACTGGCGGCCGAGCGGGGGGTGGTGATCGGGGCCCAGGTCTCCTACCGGGACCTGGCCGGTTTCGGGCGGCGCGCGATGGACGTGCCGCCCGCCGAGCTGGCCGCCGAGGTGGCGTACCAGATCGGCGCCCTGGAGGTCTTCGCGCGCGCCGCGGGCTCCCGCGTGGCGTACGTCAAGCCGCACGGCGCCCTGTACAACCGCGTCGTCCACGACGCGGAACAGGCCGCCGCGGTCGTCGAGGGCGTGCTGATCGCGGACGGCGGGCTGCCCGTTCTCGGCCTGCCCGGCTCCCGGCTGCTGGAGCTGGCCGCGCAGGCCGGTCTGCGGGCCGTCACGGAGGCGTTCGCGGACCGCGCGTACACCGACGCGGGCACGCTCGTGCCGCGCGGGCAGGACGGCGCGGTGGTGACCGACCCGGAGGCCGTCGTGGAGCGGTCGGTGGAGCTGGCTCGTTCGGGTCAGGTCACCGCGCGTTCCGGGGCGCGGATCGGGGTACGGGCGCGTTCGCTGTGCGTGCACGGCGACACGCCCGGCGCGGTGGAGCTGGCCCGCCGGGTCCGCGACCGGCTGGAGGCGTCCGGCGTCCGGGTGGAGTCCTTCGTATGA
- a CDS encoding 5-oxoprolinase subunit B family protein produces the protein MNVLRVGEDALLVEVASGEEAQALHAELLRRRAEGSLRAREIVPAARTVLLDGLADRARALSELSAAEVPPAPPRAGDVVELPVRYDGPDLGEVAAHWGVPEPEVARIHAGTEFRVAFCGFAPGFGYLTGLPARYHVPRRDTPRTAVPAGSVALAGPYTGVYPRSSPGGWRLIGTTDAVLWDHTRVPAALLSPGTRVRFVDRGRS, from the coding sequence ATGAACGTGCTGCGGGTGGGTGAGGACGCCCTCCTGGTCGAGGTGGCCTCCGGCGAGGAGGCCCAGGCGCTCCACGCAGAGCTGCTGCGGCGGCGCGCGGAGGGTTCGCTGAGGGCCCGGGAGATCGTCCCGGCGGCCCGCACGGTCCTCCTCGACGGCCTCGCCGACCGGGCCCGTGCGCTCTCCGAGCTGTCCGCCGCCGAGGTGCCGCCCGCTCCCCCGCGCGCGGGGGACGTCGTCGAGCTCCCGGTCCGCTACGACGGGCCGGACCTGGGCGAGGTCGCCGCGCACTGGGGCGTGCCCGAGCCGGAGGTGGCGCGCATCCACGCGGGCACCGAGTTCCGCGTCGCCTTCTGCGGCTTCGCCCCGGGCTTCGGCTATCTGACGGGGCTGCCGGCGCGCTACCACGTTCCGCGCCGGGACACCCCGCGCACGGCCGTCCCGGCGGGCTCCGTGGCGCTGGCGGGCCCGTACACGGGCGTGTACCCGCGCTCGTCGCCCGGCGGGTGGCGGCTGATCGGTACGACGGACGCCGTGCTGTGGGACCACACACGGGTGCCGGCGGCGCTGCTGTCGCCGGGCACGCGCGTGCGCTTCGTCGACCGGGGGCGGTCATGA
- a CDS encoding biotin-dependent carboxyltransferase family protein, with protein sequence MTDRALAVVRAGALTTVQDTGRPGHAHLGVPRSGALDAPAAALVNRLVGNPPGAAVLETTLDGCALRPRSAVTVAVGGAPCPVAVDGRPAPWGAPVHVPAGALLEVGTAVSGVRGYVAVSGGIAVEPVLGSRSTDLLSGLGPPPLRNGAVLPLGRPGVPHARVDVAPQPAPPAELVLRVTLGPRDDWCAPEAVRTFTSRAYRVSPASNRIGLRTDGPALTRARTGELPSEGMVLGAVQVPPDGRPVVFLADHPTTGGYPVIGVVRAADLPAAAQARPGTPVRFVAVRHR encoded by the coding sequence ATGACGGACCGCGCGCTGGCCGTCGTACGGGCCGGTGCCCTGACCACCGTGCAGGACACCGGCCGGCCCGGCCACGCCCACCTCGGGGTTCCCCGCTCCGGGGCGCTGGACGCGCCCGCGGCGGCGCTCGTCAACCGGCTGGTCGGCAATCCGCCGGGGGCCGCCGTCCTGGAGACCACCCTCGACGGCTGTGCGCTGCGCCCCCGTTCGGCGGTCACGGTGGCGGTCGGCGGCGCCCCGTGCCCGGTGGCGGTCGACGGGCGCCCCGCCCCCTGGGGCGCGCCCGTGCACGTGCCGGCCGGGGCTCTGCTGGAGGTGGGGACCGCCGTGTCGGGCGTCCGCGGCTATGTGGCCGTCTCCGGCGGCATCGCCGTCGAGCCGGTGCTCGGCAGCCGCTCCACGGACCTGCTGTCGGGGCTCGGCCCGCCGCCGCTGCGGAACGGTGCCGTCCTGCCCCTGGGGCGCCCCGGCGTCCCCCACGCGCGCGTGGACGTCGCTCCGCAGCCCGCGCCCCCCGCCGAGCTGGTGCTGCGGGTGACCCTCGGCCCGCGCGACGACTGGTGCGCGCCGGAGGCGGTACGGACGTTCACCTCCCGCGCCTACCGGGTCTCGCCCGCGAGCAACCGCATCGGCCTGCGCACGGACGGCCCCGCGCTCACCCGGGCCCGTACCGGCGAGCTGCCCAGCGAGGGCATGGTGCTGGGCGCCGTCCAGGTGCCGCCCGACGGCCGGCCGGTCGTGTTCCTGGCCGACCACCCGACCACCGGCGGCTATCCGGTGATCGGGGTCGTGCGCGCCGCCGACCTCCCGGCCGCGGCCCAGGCGAGGCCGGGCACGCCGGTGCGCTTCGTGGCCGTACGGCACCGCTGA
- a CDS encoding SGNH/GDSL hydrolase family protein → MAPVRFAALGDSLTAGVGDPVPYGRRGWAALLAAGLAEDAGKAVEFTNLAVSGAQTRDVLERQLPAGLALRPDIVSVVAGVNDTLRRTFDIGAVAARLDAVYAAFAGQGAVLLTACLPDPGALLGLPGPLAGPLARRQRAVNAVVHALSGRYRAVHLHARAGDWITDRAMWSADRLHPGERGHRELALRFHALLAARSIATGPAPSPDPEFPAPTRAANLWWLATAGTGWVARRCTDLLPQLLALAADELRHHARGTGARLDLRASAAVSAALAALSVTERPEPVR, encoded by the coding sequence ATGGCGCCCGTGCGGTTCGCCGCCCTCGGCGACTCGCTGACCGCGGGCGTGGGCGACCCCGTTCCGTACGGCCGGCGCGGCTGGGCCGCGCTGCTCGCCGCGGGCCTCGCCGAGGACGCCGGGAAGGCCGTCGAGTTCACCAATCTCGCGGTGAGCGGCGCGCAGACCCGGGACGTGCTGGAGCGGCAGCTTCCCGCCGGGCTCGCCCTGCGGCCCGACATCGTCTCGGTCGTCGCCGGTGTCAACGACACCCTGCGCCGCACCTTCGACATCGGCGCCGTGGCCGCCCGCCTCGACGCGGTGTACGCCGCCTTCGCCGGGCAGGGCGCGGTACTGCTCACCGCGTGCCTGCCCGACCCCGGCGCCCTGCTCGGGCTGCCCGGGCCGCTGGCCGGTCCGCTCGCGCGGCGGCAGCGGGCGGTCAACGCCGTGGTCCACGCCCTGTCCGGCCGCTACCGCGCGGTGCACCTGCACGCCCGCGCGGGCGACTGGATCACGGACCGGGCGATGTGGAGCGCGGACCGGCTGCACCCGGGCGAGCGGGGGCACCGGGAACTGGCCCTGCGCTTCCACGCCCTGCTGGCCGCCCGGTCCATCGCCACCGGCCCCGCTCCCTCCCCGGACCCCGAGTTTCCGGCGCCCACCCGGGCGGCGAACCTGTGGTGGCTGGCCACCGCGGGCACCGGCTGGGTGGCCCGGCGCTGCACCGACCTGCTGCCCCAGCTGCTGGCCCTGGCCGCCGACGAACTGCGGCACCACGCGCGCGGGACCGGCGCCCGCCTCGATCTGCGCGCTTCCGCCGCGGTGTCGGCGGCCCTCGCCGCGCTGTCGGTGACGGAGCGGCCGGAGCCCGTCCGGTAG
- a CDS encoding glycosyltransferase translates to MNGTAARGLRIVRLANFVAPASGGLRTALRELGRGYRAAGHEPVLIVPGEHADDRETRQGRVITLPAPPLPGTGGYRVLTGRRRLARLLEELAPDRLEVSDRTTLRWTGAWARHHRVPAVMVSHETADGVLRTWGLPEAAARRAADALNIRTAHAYARVVCTTGFAEREFARIGARNVVRAPLGVDLAARHPGLRDAALRARHAREAETLLVMCSRLSVEKRPGTALDALSVLRRRGRRAVLVVAGDGPLRPRLERRARERALPVTFLGHVRDRRLLGALQASADVCLAPGPAETFGLAALEAMACGTPVVASASSALPEVIGACGAVAADDGEGFADAVEEVLGRREAARREAARARAECFGWDAAVTAFLAAHDADHDGVAAVRDGVAVVRDGAPVVRGGASEVRDGAPAIRDGAPGAAVPVRPVARGV, encoded by the coding sequence ATGAACGGGACAGCCGCGCGCGGGCTGCGGATCGTACGGCTCGCCAACTTCGTCGCACCCGCCTCCGGGGGCCTGCGCACCGCGCTGCGCGAGCTCGGCCGGGGCTACCGGGCGGCGGGACACGAACCCGTCCTGATCGTCCCCGGCGAGCACGCCGACGACCGCGAGACCCGGCAGGGCCGGGTGATCACCCTGCCCGCGCCGCCGCTGCCCGGGACCGGCGGCTACCGCGTCCTGACCGGCAGGCGGCGCCTGGCCCGGCTCCTGGAAGAGCTCGCGCCGGACCGGCTGGAGGTGTCGGACCGCACGACGCTGCGCTGGACGGGCGCGTGGGCGCGGCACCACCGGGTCCCCGCGGTGATGGTCTCCCACGAGACCGCCGACGGCGTACTGCGCACCTGGGGACTGCCCGAGGCGGCGGCCCGGCGTGCCGCCGACGCCCTCAACATCCGTACGGCGCACGCCTACGCGCGCGTGGTGTGCACCACCGGGTTCGCCGAGCGGGAGTTCGCGCGGATCGGGGCGCGCAACGTCGTACGGGCCCCGCTCGGTGTCGACCTCGCCGCCCGCCACCCGGGCCTGCGGGACGCGGCACTGCGGGCGCGGCACGCGCGCGAGGCGGAGACGCTGCTGGTGATGTGCTCCCGGCTGTCCGTGGAGAAACGGCCCGGCACCGCCCTGGACGCGCTCTCGGTGCTGCGGCGGCGCGGCCGGCGCGCGGTGCTGGTGGTGGCCGGGGACGGGCCGCTGCGCCCCCGGCTGGAGCGGCGGGCGCGGGAGCGGGCGCTGCCCGTCACCTTCCTCGGCCATGTCCGCGACCGCCGCCTGCTCGGTGCGCTGCAGGCGTCCGCCGACGTCTGCCTCGCACCGGGCCCCGCCGAGACCTTCGGGCTCGCCGCGCTGGAGGCGATGGCGTGCGGGACGCCCGTGGTGGCCAGCGCCTCCTCCGCCCTGCCCGAGGTGATCGGCGCCTGCGGGGCCGTGGCCGCCGACGACGGGGAGGGCTTCGCGGACGCGGTGGAGGAGGTGCTCGGACGCCGCGAGGCGGCGCGGCGGGAAGCCGCACGCGCGCGTGCCGAGTGCTTCGGGTGGGACGCGGCGGTCACCGCGTTCCTGGCGGCGCACGACGCGGACCACGACGGGGTGGCCGCGGTACGTGACGGGGTGGCCGTGGTACGTGACGGGGCGCCTGTGGTACGCGGTGGGGCGTCCGAGGTACGTGACGGGGCGCCCGCGATACGAGACGGGGCGCCAGGCGCGGCGGTCCCGGTGCGTCCCGTCGCGCGGGGGGTGTGA
- a CDS encoding glycosyltransferase family 4 protein gives MRVVIVTESFPPDVNGVAHCALQTARHLVDRGHTPLVVAPAPAPGSEPGVQAPCPVVRVPSLPLPGYPQVRVALPSRRVAAALAGHRADLVHLAGPFVLGVRGMAAAARLGIPAVAVYQTDLAGYARTYLGAGEAAAWRRLRSVHGAADLTLAPSSAAARDLRAHGVPRVELWPRGVDTVRFRPGRRDAALRGGLAPNGELIVGYVGRLAAEKRVELLAGVHGLEGVRLVIVGDGPCRPALEEILPDAVFLGRRTGDDLARVFASLDVFVHTGPFETFCQTVQEAMASGVPVIAPAAGGPLDLVAHGRTGLLVPPGDAAAVRDAVWALAADPGLRAAFGAAGRAAVEGRTWAAVGDRLIGHYADVLALRTPAVAA, from the coding sequence ATGCGTGTCGTCATCGTGACCGAATCCTTTCCTCCCGATGTGAACGGCGTGGCCCACTGCGCGCTCCAGACCGCCCGGCACCTCGTCGACCGCGGTCACACCCCCCTCGTCGTCGCCCCCGCCCCGGCCCCCGGCAGCGAACCCGGCGTCCAGGCGCCGTGCCCGGTCGTGCGCGTCCCCTCCCTCCCGCTCCCCGGCTACCCGCAGGTCCGGGTCGCCCTGCCCAGCCGGCGCGTCGCCGCGGCACTCGCCGGGCACCGCGCCGACCTCGTCCACCTGGCCGGGCCCTTCGTGCTCGGCGTGCGCGGCATGGCGGCGGCCGCCCGGCTCGGCATCCCCGCCGTGGCCGTCTACCAGACCGACCTGGCCGGATACGCCCGGACGTACCTGGGCGCCGGGGAGGCGGCGGCCTGGCGGCGGCTGCGGTCCGTGCACGGTGCCGCCGACCTCACCCTCGCCCCCTCCAGCGCCGCCGCGCGGGACCTGCGGGCCCACGGCGTCCCCCGGGTCGAGCTGTGGCCACGCGGAGTGGACACCGTCCGCTTCCGGCCCGGCCGGCGCGACGCCGCGCTGCGCGGCGGACTCGCCCCGAACGGCGAGCTGATCGTCGGCTACGTCGGGCGGCTCGCCGCCGAGAAGCGGGTCGAACTGCTCGCCGGGGTCCACGGGCTGGAGGGCGTCCGGCTCGTGATCGTCGGCGACGGACCCTGCCGGCCCGCGCTGGAGGAGATCCTGCCGGACGCCGTCTTCCTGGGCCGCCGCACCGGCGACGACCTCGCCCGCGTCTTCGCCTCGCTCGACGTGTTCGTGCACACCGGCCCCTTCGAGACCTTCTGCCAGACCGTGCAGGAGGCCATGGCCAGTGGTGTCCCCGTCATCGCTCCCGCCGCGGGCGGACCGCTGGATCTGGTCGCCCACGGCCGCACCGGGCTGCTGGTCCCGCCCGGCGACGCCGCCGCCGTACGGGACGCCGTGTGGGCCCTGGCCGCCGACCCGGGACTGCGGGCGGCCTTCGGAGCCGCCGGGCGCGCCGCCGTCGAGGGACGCACCTGGGCGGCCGTCGGCGACCGGCTGATCGGGCACTACGCGGACGTCCTCGCCCTGCGGACCCCGGCGGTGGCGGCATGA
- a CDS encoding ankyrin repeat domain-containing protein, whose protein sequence is MSEAPDPEVVELATKIFDLARRGRTDELVAYVDAGVPANLTNDRGDSLVMLAAYHGHAEAVRALLARGADADRINDRGQTPLAGAVFKGETEVVKALLEGGADPSAGTPSAIDTARMFARAEVLELFGAQ, encoded by the coding sequence ATGAGTGAAGCCCCCGACCCCGAGGTCGTGGAGCTGGCGACCAAGATCTTCGATCTGGCCCGGCGGGGCCGGACCGACGAGCTCGTGGCCTACGTGGACGCCGGAGTCCCGGCCAACCTCACCAACGACCGCGGCGACTCCCTCGTCATGCTCGCCGCCTATCACGGCCACGCCGAGGCGGTGCGCGCCCTGCTGGCCCGCGGGGCCGACGCCGACCGGATCAACGACCGGGGGCAGACCCCGCTGGCCGGCGCGGTCTTCAAGGGGGAGACCGAGGTGGTCAAGGCCCTCCTGGAGGGCGGCGCGGACCCGTCCGCGGGCACCCCGTCGGCCATCGACACGGCCCGGATGTTCGCCCGGGCCGAGGTGCTGGAACTGTTCGGCGCGCAGTGA
- a CDS encoding PLP-dependent aminotransferase family protein: MAQWTSAVGAAQLARLLGSQQDRPAGPGSRRPPAYRALADGIRLLVLEGRVPVAARLPAERELALALSVSRTTVAAAYEALRAEGFLESRRGAGSWTAVPAGNPLPARGLEPLPPEALGSMIDLGCAALPAPEPWLTRAVQGALEELPPYAHTHGDYPAGLPALRAMIAERYTARGIPTMPEQIMVTTGAMGAIDAICHLFGGRGERIAVESPSYANILQLMREAGARLVPVAMAEGLSGWDLDRWRQVLREAAPRIAYVVADFHNPTGALADEDQRRRLVDAARSAGTVLVADETMSELWLDEEVRMPRPVCAFDPAGSTVITVGSASKAFWAGMRIGWVRAAPDVIRSLVAARAYADLGTPVLEQLAVNWLFSTGGWEQAVAVRRRQARENRDALVAAVRRDLPDWEFEVPQGGLTLWVRTGGLSGSRLAEAGERVGVRVPSGPRFGVDGAFEGYVRLPFTVGGAVAEEAATRLAAAARVVESGGTAGVEAPRTFVA; the protein is encoded by the coding sequence ATGGCGCAGTGGACTTCGGCCGTCGGGGCGGCGCAGCTCGCTCGGCTGCTCGGCTCCCAGCAGGACCGGCCGGCCGGCCCCGGCAGCCGCCGTCCGCCCGCCTACCGCGCGCTCGCCGACGGCATCCGGCTGCTGGTGCTCGAAGGGCGGGTGCCGGTGGCGGCCCGCCTGCCCGCCGAACGGGAACTGGCCCTCGCCCTCTCCGTCAGCCGCACCACGGTCGCCGCCGCCTACGAGGCGCTGCGCGCCGAGGGCTTCCTGGAGTCCCGGCGCGGCGCCGGGAGCTGGACCGCCGTACCGGCCGGCAACCCGCTGCCCGCGCGCGGGCTGGAGCCGCTGCCGCCCGAGGCGCTCGGATCGATGATCGACCTCGGCTGCGCCGCGCTCCCGGCGCCCGAGCCGTGGCTCACCCGCGCCGTGCAGGGCGCCCTGGAGGAACTCCCGCCCTACGCGCACACCCACGGCGACTACCCGGCCGGGCTGCCCGCGCTGCGCGCGATGATCGCCGAGCGCTACACGGCGCGCGGGATCCCGACCATGCCCGAGCAGATCATGGTCACCACCGGCGCCATGGGCGCGATCGACGCCATCTGCCACCTCTTCGGCGGCCGGGGCGAGCGCATCGCCGTGGAATCGCCGTCGTACGCCAACATCCTCCAGCTGATGCGCGAGGCGGGGGCGCGGCTGGTGCCGGTCGCGATGGCCGAGGGGCTCTCCGGCTGGGACCTGGACCGCTGGCGCCAGGTGCTGCGCGAGGCCGCGCCCCGGATCGCCTACGTCGTCGCCGACTTCCACAACCCGACCGGCGCCCTCGCCGACGAGGACCAGCGGCGGCGGCTGGTGGACGCGGCCCGCTCGGCGGGGACCGTCCTCGTGGCCGACGAGACGATGAGCGAGCTGTGGCTGGACGAGGAGGTCCGGATGCCGCGGCCCGTGTGCGCCTTCGACCCGGCCGGTTCGACCGTGATCACGGTGGGGTCGGCGAGCAAGGCGTTCTGGGCGGGCATGCGCATCGGCTGGGTCCGCGCGGCCCCGGACGTGATCCGCAGCCTGGTCGCCGCCCGCGCCTACGCCGACCTGGGGACGCCGGTGCTGGAGCAGCTCGCGGTGAACTGGCTGTTCAGCACCGGCGGCTGGGAGCAGGCCGTCGCGGTGCGCCGCCGCCAGGCACGGGAGAACCGGGACGCGCTGGTGGCGGCGGTGCGCAGGGATCTGCCCGACTGGGAGTTCGAGGTGCCGCAGGGCGGCCTCACCCTGTGGGTGCGCACCGGGGGCCTGTCGGGCTCGCGGCTGGCCGAGGCGGGGGAGCGGGTGGGCGTGCGGGTGCCGTCCGGGCCGAGGTTCGGGGTGGACGGCGCCTTCGAGGGGTATGTGCGGCTGCCGTTCACCGTCGGCGGCGCGGTCGCGGAGGAGGCGGCGACCCGCCTGGCCGCGGCGGCACGGGTGGTGGAGTCCGGGGGGACCGCCGGGGTGGAGGCCCCGCGCACCTTCGTGGCGTGA